The window tcgacaaattgtcatttgttccgatacgtaatacaaaccatcggtcctttcccctttaacaataggaagactcacttcttggtgggaggaatctgagtctttgatgaacagactggtgttcgtccatccctggaatgcctccctggtcgtaagagcgagggagggatccaagcctctgtccgattgatcgggtgtgcaccgcaggatcaatggtcagacctctgggccgcgagtactaagagaggcaagcgtatctcttcataccagcaagcaagaacttgttcctgtttgcaagaggcaacataaagtatgggttgtctcaagctggcatccacttcctcccccttgttggaggaagtggtggatatacgctcctatcctagtgaaagggataggatggggctctgttgagtagctcacctgcatcttgtccttatccagcagggtgacgaccgtgtccctctaaccaccggtagaggggaagaaaaaaaaaagatgggaagaggagccagtcacactctcattcaccatccattcttacggtcacaccaggactcgatgctgttcagcctgcgagggtctgggttcgctacacaacgtgttgagcagccacacgggtcccaaggaaaaagatccaagacctgtgggcaatatcccgaaggtagaaggaagggcatgtggtctggttggaccagacccctgcctttcagtacctgcgccaaggagaagttcttgcggacaaggcagcatctccttcgcatcgaaggcggtgaagtccattagggagggtattgtgaaggactcgaacccatcgtcagttaccgaagggttctgagtcttcgctacgaagatcggtacgaaatcgagcgtcacaaatccccatcccttgtgcttgacttctcaagagaagtcatgcagttacctaagacgaaaagaagggaatagtcgtatgacctatccctcttctcgactttggttatgtacagtactcatactgacaggctattaagacgaagtaatgattgctctggaacaaccgaactaagtccacagcatagttcgtaactgactcgggcgctctgacagctgccgactgactggttcggaatcagtagaggcaagtttgtccaagcatccgggtaagttcacgtgaccttcgccctttaaagagttatgctgagagaccaaacaaataaaatatttgttagtcacgatGCGGACGgcacggcgatgattctcttaatgcataagctcaaaaggcgaaagtcaattgccttcaaaagaccgaggtccctgatggcaagaaaatctcatagacgttggatctcagcttaaggagaaacaacactatgtgacgttgaagacgaaggtaggcaatgaatgcaacctacggtcttccagctgaatcgagagaaggaatctcaagattctaaacctgtgcttacaaatgactgaaaacgctaaccgccatttcattgctgtccgttgtgcaatgaaagcggggcgttcttcagtaatgaaacacaggggagtgccgctgaagaactgcttctcatgggctgaacgtttggaagtagagctggcaggtatgggagtaggcgatgtctttcaatacatctgctaatccggggtgaacaatgaacaattgtacacctccgaatacaagatattttgaggacaaactcagattccgcaaaaatcattcgcattatcgggatacgatgcaggaagagactattacagaattctgttaccgtgcggtaaacagaaagatgagagtcgaatagatatctctgtttaaaattctcgcaataccgaagacgatgaatactagcgtttcacagcagtagatagtcattcatgtatgagagaatccccgttaatcagagacttaagtccgtgattgttgggcagagatacggttgttattcaatccaagcaggtgagaaagacataaacaaccgtctatctcaaagcggcagctgatactgaaatgcctcgggcaattcaatacgcagtagctgtcgctgactcgtcatcctgagttgccaagtaatcctttccacgaaggaatgcgttcggctagaaccacagagcataaaagatatgctcgagcaattatatttagcgaaacgaatttcggtaaacataaaagcttaaatggtgttgttgtgacaacaccataagtatataaaattgaaatgaaactggaaactcctgggaggttgcaggcaacccgggtttgcagttcaattagaatacttttcgtctaagtcgcaatccgtagaataaccaggatatgcgcctacccctcggaccattcaactgcttagcagaaatcatgtcgcgaggttaatatacgtagtatatttgtaggattctgaacaacgatctccatcctaaattctttccttcaagaaaacaaaataagattggagattgaccaccttcgttctctattaaagagatgaaggagaagtcttcctcgaaggaaagcttcaatggtgaacagaatactaagacgatagttccagccaaactggatattcccgtccgttcttctctattccaggttggtcgcctactgtgagatagtcttctttcagcagcagtcttcttcctaatgctagaaattccaggaattcgagcataggcgaggttcccgattatcgtgtaacatatcggggattctcgtctcgctcactttggaccgtggtctcgcctaagtgtttggagatcgtaagaaaaactctaacactctgaatgcgctagaaattccgtagaattctaagcagtctgcgaaaccccaccgaattcgtcaaacgatatcggctggtggtggtctcgattcccgtagaaatcgagaatggggcaggatccctcctcaacgaccggggcttacgtcaggtaggacccgaaggtcccccctggtagcgcagtccccaacgtgggatcctacagagaaatctctgtaggatccttcccctttccctcgtagccgtaaggagagcggaatgggggaggaattggatactcgctcgccttcccagtggaactagcagttggagaagagtaggagcagccatcgccttgcggcgatggcctctcgagtctgggaaaacgtatcgtcaggagaaaacgttttcccgagagggttacgaactctcactgtaggtaagggtctgccgccactgtgaacgtcgtctgggtggggctgattgacacctgacaggagagagccgataccgtctcctccgactcattccagtcctcgtcgaggtcgaaacctctcaggaggaccgaaggagtatttaaatacggtgtccgaagacacgtagaaacgccgctgtccgcagtagaggaggtggaagtagcttgatcgaccgggcCATGAACTGAGatagccttcttgtccggagacgagagactctggttcaagacagaatcggcaagctcgatcgcggcaaacccaccgtcggtttgggttccctctcgggccccaaaacgactcgagcagagacatgggctctgctggtgggagcggcgatccttccccccggtcgttgtgctgacgaatcagtgcaataacctgggtaaagttactctgaatctcggaagttacagcgtcttgaggagttaggacgtccagtccctccaacaagagcagctcccaggaccctcctccttcagaagaagggccagcaacagatccctgacggttgcctccaatcacttgcgcgtacgtcctggttggtcttaagaccaacctggcacgtgcggcgtcgtgacgggatcgtgagcggcgcatctctcacgatcactcctatatacctcgctcttcctggcgtatgccgaggaagttgaaggtatcggagaggacagaaactgacgctaccccctctcccctgacggtcgcctccaatcacttgcgcgtacgtcctggttggtcctaagaccatacgtggcacgtgcggcgtcgtgacgggatcgtgagcggcgcacctctcacggtcactcctagctacctcgctcttcccggtgtagcccgaggaagttgaaggtagtggagagacagacctgacgctccccccccgctcgctggcaggaccagcgtacggggggggtggggcggctgcagccgatcaccaacccgcggtggggatcgatctgcaggcctggccgtgccgctcacctatggcgagcggctcgactgagaacgtcgacgctgatgtctagcgtcaggcgagctgttgctggttaccgtctccgcccggtcccgataagagcggcgtcaggtgacctgctaggctcgttgtcgcggtgagaccggcgagcgtcctctcggcgcgtcgagccgctggtaccagccgtggctggtaccgacgaccgcgggagcccttcctcgcctcaacccgtggctggtcagcgaacCGTCACGTTCAAACCCGacgcagccagctggtcgctgcgagagcgtccactggcctagcgagagtcgtctgcacgacactcgccagtcttctgctccgcgcttcggtcttggcggcgagcgagctcgagtgtcaaggctttggctggacggtctcccgcgcaagaccgtccactcggtacttctcgctaacgagaagccgaggcggatcctggtttagcggcagaaccgctaaaaccaggcgaggaagtgccagccgaagctggtactcctctggtccccgtcttcttctccttggtagaagaaaagacgggccctgttcccgagggagcaggaggaccagcagaagagctccccgaatcgccggagcgagacgggcccttagaaggtcccgaaggagccttttTAGGGggaaaaacccgggttaccagctggtcgctgcaagagcggccgctggcctggcaagagtcacctgagcgtctctcacccgccttctgctccgtgccgcgtcttggcgccgagcgaactctggcgccgaaacttggctgcacggtctcccgagggagaacgtacactcgggatctctcgcgaacgagagaccgagccggaacctggcgtagcggcatcgccgctagcaccaggcgaggaagtaccagagctaaccgatactcctctggtccccgactatctcttccttacggaaggggagacgggccccgctcccgaaggaagcaggaggaccagcagaaggaccccccgtcccaccgaggtgggacgggacccttagaagttccgaaggagaacttcttaggggggaaaaggcagccttcttcttcttcggcttatgggccttagaagtccgAACGAAGGggaaagaggcagcagcagacgatgaagacgaagatgacagcttcctctctcctcttcctcgtcagctctcgcaggacagtcgtcaggtcctccatccaggagggagccggggcagttgccgaagcaacagggcccgactgcacctgtccggaaggacctgggactgggaagacacaccgtgggcaggaccagcatggacaggcacaggaatcaggagcgacaggaacagcaaccagctcaggagcggcaggaacagctggcagcggtagacccagaaggggacagcaagccaacagcgggaatcaacatcagcggcaggtacggcaggcccagcgatcgcctcgtagaatcatcggcagccagcggaacctgggtcctggcggccgggtccaggggcgagctgctggaacagcggaagtctggggcaggcaacacaaagaaaacaggcggcggcggcaaccccacctcggtacggctgcggccctagtagcggcagacggcgtcatcgacacagcatggggagtgtagaccaggaggggggggagcagcataagcggccgtggtagtagtggagaccgccccagacctcgctagacgctgcagcagcccgtggatgctaggcacgccctgcctcccgCGGGGTGCCGTctcatacctgtccaaggtcgtctcccacggatgtagcacctgcggtaacatagatagattagtaagaggggttccctcacgcacggggggaagacatgccccaccccgaacgcaaggaagaccccaaatacaaaatacaacgaagaagctgagcggggggcaggaaggaagacgaagaatcggataccaagggagtcgcgggagagctttccgacgacttcctggcagaccttcgcttccctaccccgcacagcagtgaaaagtaatatgaaaatgaaacagaatactgcccttgcgattcacttcatagaacttaaaggggaaaagatcaattcccgggtaagaacggaaacttgatccaataatatgatgctatcataaaatatatatgaaaatgaaacagaatactgcacttgcgatttcatttcacataaaaaaatcgtaaggatcaattcccgggtagaacgaaaattgatccaaattaaattttcatgcaaataaataaatgaaaatgaaaagaatattgcaattgcgaatccactttcattgcattctattatacaaaattaaaaggctcgtgccggaGTGCAAAACACAcactcggtaacgaacgcacagggcaaacatataatgaaaagagtacttacatttttcaattacacactttcgccccaaaatacatgactcggcgcgagcgcgcccgccctcggcaccgaggcataattcaagggttcaattcatgaaaagagaggaaatcgccgcatctacggcgataactccatgttggttcataattaagtaatgaaaatgaaaacagtgtacttacagtttcatttcaagtcaaacaaaccattagtagaaaacacaatataaacaaagcatacgacgatgaagcgggcagagagcgatgacgaacacgtccttcacacccgcggccgaaagcaaaagtgatttgtttacctcccagtcgcgcggcgcgcgactgttggacaagcagttaactaccgtttctcccccttgttcgaagcttacgaccgttccagctgccgctagctacttcctattgttaaaggacgatggtttgtattacgtatcggaacaaaatgaATGAACATAACCTCCTCCTGTCTTTGATGACAGCGAATACAGTAATCACTCCAAAACGACAGAAACAGGCAAAAGCTttgaaagaggaaagaggaatttTCACATAACCTCCTTACCTCATCTACAGACAAGGACCTACTATCACCATCGACACTGCTACCTCGTCGGCTGCTCTCGGAAACGTCGCTCTGTTTCGTGGGAGACTCCGACTTCACTTCTGATCTAGTAGGGGACACACTACCGCTATTGCTCTTCTCCGGGGTGCTAACGCTGCCACTTTTGGATGGCTTTTCCTCTCCTTGGCTCTTAGTGCTATCAACCTCGTCGGGCACGGTACCTTTGTCCGTTGCGTCGTCTCCTTTCGTCGGCGACTTTTTGACGCAGCGGGCGAACTGGAGGCTCGTGAAGAGACCGGCTGCCTCGTTTCTTACTTCTTCGCTGTAGTTTTCTTCATCTCTATAAGGCGTCAGAATATtcagttaactttaaccttacagaCACCATTAAAGTGTTAACAAATTACAAGTACGCATCTTTCAGAAACCGTGCATATGGGAAAGAAcgctatatatatactcagaatgTTTACTCTAATCTCTGTTAGCAGGAAAACAAATAGTACAGATGATTTACAGTTATAGTACTGATATTTTGATCTGTAGCAATTTGTGTAAACAACAATATACTGGTTTCAGAAACATTCAAGACATTTAATTCTTTCCAATAAACACTTGGAAACCTGAGAACAACTTTAGAAATAGCAGTGAAGGTTGTAAATggaacatttcaaaataaaattttagtcaCTACATGTACACTATACTAAAAAAGCACTCCAAGATAACATAATAATTTGCGATTCCATTCTTTTGTATCTCTGAATGCTTTTAAGATGAATGTAAAACAAAATCTTAAATAATCAAAACATGGCAGTTACCGAACTTACTCAGTCACAGACTGCAATGCTTCTAGGACGCCAAATGTGTTTGCAAGAGAAGGCCGACATTCTTTAGCCTCGGCGATCAAAGCTAAAGTCTTAATGGCCAAAAGAACCAACCTTTCCTCTCCATCTGCGACAACGTATGCTAAGAACTGGACGCAAGTTCGATCCTGAAAAAGACAGAGTAACTTCTGTTAGGGTCTCAAAATTATACTATCATAGAAATAAAggttctctcttttcatatataCATGTCAGTGGGGAGTTTGAGCATTTAATCGTAAGAAAAGGAACACGATGCACCTAGTAGTTACAATGAAAGTTCCCATGAAGGATTACACCACTGATCATTgcctattattataaaaaatgttatgATGCCTGTTTGAAAAAAATAGGACAAAACCATGTAAAAGATTTCAGAGGCTTTAAAGAATCAAAACAAGGAATGCCGTGGCTAAAATTCTGGCTTTAACAAAGCATGAGGACAATGCTGTTTGATAACAATAAACCATTGTCCAGTTTTTACTCAGCTGTCATAGGCTTAAGGTTTAAAATGATGACCTCAGTGAATACTGGCATATACAGTATGTATTCCTAACTGAATGTGTTATAGCCCTTATACTAATGTCATTTAGGTACATTTGTTAGCATAACTTATCTCATTATCAGTGACTAATTGCCTTATAACACACAGACCTTCATTCATATCTCTGAAAATGTTACGAGATCTGTCAAAACCACAGAAAATACATTAGAAATGTATCCTATTCAAGGCGTAAAGATAAATTTCAAAGTACAATTCTAAAAGACTAACTACAAAAAGCATACAAAGCATTCTTACCAATGCTAGTGCTAGGCGCTTAGCGGGATCTGTCGCTAACTCTCTGTAAGCCTGTATGGTGGCTTCAGCAGCTGCACCAAGCTCTATTTCTCCCATCACTTAATCTGCGGACAAAGTTTACCGTCAGTGCTATTGCTAGAATTTGGGAATGTAGGCTAACTATGTATACCACTACTGAGGATTCGACTCTAAATACATCTAGCTAATGAATCCAACGACTTTTGTTGATCTTTTAGTTATCAGCCGAACACTGGCATAAGAAAATCACCGTTAACTGAAAAATTACAGGAAGTCCTCCCTGGTTAACAGCATTTCAGTTTTACAGTGCTTGCCTAAAGACAACGTTAACTGGATTTTTGAAGTCGTTAAGCCAATTCAAAACCACTTTCACCAACGTTAAAGCCATTTATTCGGTTAATGGCGATTTACGTTCGCCGGCGCTCGGCCGATGACCGAACCCTCGCCGTTAATGGCAGACAGCCTGAACCAAatttaatatgtaataataatgatgatcatgACCAAAATCAATTTGGGGTATTTATGGACATCTGACCACCCAAAGCAGCCTGTTTTAAGATGCAAAGCTAACAAAAAAAAAGGCCGTTTGAAGACGTAGAGCAAACGAAAAACAACCTGTTTGAAGACGCAAAGTGAACCATAGCAGCCATTTTTAGAGGCAGAGCGAACGGAAAACATCCTGTTTTAGGACGCAAAGCAAACCAAAAAAGCCTGTTTTAGGACGCAGAGCAAACCGGCTGCAACAATTAAACCCGGAAGACGctgaagtttaatatatataaatatcataagatAAGCACGATAGGTTACTGCAGATCTACGGTAACCATAGACTTACCTACATGCCAGATAGGCCTACGGGGAAGcctgaaaatagtagtatattgAGGTGAAGTTTGGGcctaaaaataaattacttaataaaGTTTATCAATTATAAAGTACAAATAAGTAAAAACGAAGAAgctttaatattaataaaaccgTAGCTGTACACGGACCCTAAGGTACCGATAGGGGTATGCTGAAGTATAAGAATaaacggaaaaaaagaaaaaaaaaaaaaaaaaaaaaaaaaaagccgatattttttttttttaattatttttttttaaaaacgtatattatgatgaaaatcatggaaaaataggtaaaaatgacaatttgtcgaaaattgcatttttcctaactatacaaacctgaggtcctttaacaataggaagtagctagcggcagctggaacggtcgtaagcttcgaacaagggagagaacggtagttaactgcttgtccgacagtcgcgcgcgcgcgactgggaggtaaacaaatcacttttgcttttggcccatgcaaaatacgcagagtgaggggtggcatgaggagggactatatgtaaaggacctcaggtttgtatagttaggaaaaatgcaattttcgacaaattgtcatttgttccgatacgtaatacaaaccatcggtcctttaacaataggaagactcactttcttggtgggaggaatctgagtcttttgatgaacagactggtgttcgtccatccctggaatgctcctggtcgtaagagcgagggagggaatccaagcctctgtccgctggatcggggtgtgcaccgcaggatcaatggtcagacctctgggcgccgagtactaagagagaggcaagcgtatctcttcgtaccagcaagcaagaacttgttcctgtttgcaagaggcaacataaagtatgggttgctcaagctggcatccacttcctcccccttgttggaggaagtggtggatatacgctcctatccctagtgaaagggataggatggggctctgttgagtagctcacctgcatcttgtccttatccagcagggtgacgaccgtgtcctctaaccacaggtagaggggaagaaaaagatgggaagaggagccagtcacactctcattcaccatccattctttacggtcacaccaggactcgatgtctgtttcagcctgcgagggtctgggttcgctacacaacgtgttgagcagccaccccacggtcccaaggaaaaagatccaaggaccgtggtgggcaatatcccgaaggtagaaggaagggcatgtggtctggttgggaccagacccctgccttcagtacctgcgccaaggagaagttcttgcggacaaggcagcatctccttcgcatcgaaggcggtgaagtccattagggagggtattgtgaaggactcgaccaacccatcgtcagttaccgaacgggtttctgagtcttccgctgacgaagatcggtacgaaatcgagcgtcacaaatccccatcccttgtgcttgacttctcaagagaagtcatgcagttacctaagacgaaaagaagggaatagtcgtatgacctatccctcttctcgactttggttatgtacagtactcatactgacaagctattaagacgaagtaatgattgctctggaacaaccgaactaagtccacagcatagttcgtaactgacttgggcgctttgacagctgccgactgactggttgttcggaatcagtagaggcaagtgtCCAAGCATCaggggtaagtcacgtgaccttcgcccttttaaagagttatgctgagagaccaaacaaataaaatatttgttagtcaccgatgccggacggcacggcgatgattctcttaatgcataagctcaaaaggcgaaagtcaattgccttcaaaagaccgaggtcccttgATGGCAAGgaatctcatagacgttggatctcagcttaaggagaaacaacactatgtgacattgaagacgaaggtaggcaatgaatgcaacctacgtcttccagctgaatcgagagaaggaatctcaagattctaaacctgtgcttacaaatgactgaaaacgctaaccgccatttcattgctgtccgttgtgcaatgaaagcggggcgttcttcagtaatgaacaCAGGGTGGagtgccgcttgaagaactgcttctcatcgggctgaacgtttggaagtagagctggcaggtgcgggagtaggcgatgtctttcaatacatctgctaatccggggtgaacaatgaacaattgttgTACCCcttccgaatacaagatattttgaggaaaaacaaactcagattccgcaaaaatcattcgctcTCTTCCCCACCTTAttttatcgggatacgatgcagcaagagactattacagaattctgttaccgtgcggtaaacagaaagatgagatcgaatagatatctgtttttaaaattctcgcaataccgaagacgatgaatactagcgtttcacagcagtagatagtcattcatgtatgagagaatccccgttaatcaagagacttaagtccgtgattgttgggcagagatacggttgttattcaatccaagcaggtgagaaagacataaacaaccgtctatcttaAAGCGGCAGctatactgaaatgcctcgggcaattcaatacgcagtagctgtcgctgactcgtcatcctgagttgccaagtaatcctttccacgaaggaatgcgttcggctagaaccacagagcataaaagatatgctcgagcattatatttaagcgaaacgaatttcggtaaatataaaagcttaaatggtgttgttgtgacaacaccataagtatataaaattgaaactggaaactcctgggaggttgcaggcaacccgggttgcatttcaattagaatacttttcgtctaagtcgcaatccgtagaataacagGATATGcgctacccctcggaccattcaactgcttagcagaatgatgtcgcgaggttaatatacgtagtatatttgtaggattctgaacaacgatctccatcctaaattctttccttcaagaaaacaaaataaggattggagattgaccaccttcgttctctattaaagagagtgaaggagaagtcttcctcgaaggaaagcttcatggtgaacagaatactaagacgatagttccagccacaaactggatattcccgtccgttcttctctattccaggttggtcgccctACTGTGAGATGTCTtcttttcagcagcagtcttcttcctaatgctagaaattccaggaattcgagcatatggcgaggttcccgattatcgtgtaacatatcggggattctccgtctcgctcactttggaccgtggtctcgcctaagtgtttggagatcgtaagaaactctaacactctgaatgcgctagaaattccgtagaattctaagcagtctgcgaaacccccaccgaattcgtcaaacgatatcggctggtgtcctctcgattcccgtagaaatcgagaatggggcaggatccctcctcaacgaccgggcttacgtcaggtagtgACCCGAAGTCCCCCCTctgtagcgcagtccccaacgtgggatcctacagagaaatctctgtaggatccttcccctttccctcgtagccgtaaggagagagggaatgggggaggaattggatactcgctcgccttcccagtggaactagcagttggagaagagtaggagcagccatcgccttgcggcgatggcctctcagagtctgggaaaacgtatcgtcaggagaaaacgttttcccgaggagggttacgaactctcactgtaggtaagggtctgccgccactgtgaacgtcgtctgggtggggctgattgacacctgacaggagagagccgataccgtcctccgactcattcagtcctcgtcgaggtcgaaacctctcaggaggaccgaaggagtatttaaatacggtgtccgaagacacgtagaaacgccgcctgtcgcagtagaggaggtggaagtagcttgatcgaccggtccagaactgagagagccttcttgtccgg is drawn from Macrobrachium nipponense isolate FS-2020 chromosome 47, ASM1510439v2, whole genome shotgun sequence and contains these coding sequences:
- the LOC135204778 gene encoding armadillo repeat-containing protein 1-like — encoded protein: MGEIELGAAAEATIQAYRELATDPAKRLALALDRTCVQFLAYVVADGEERLVLLAIKTLALIAEAKECRPSLANTFGVLEALQSVTEDEENYSEEVRNEAAGLFTSLQFARCVKKSPTKGDDATDKGTVPDEVDSTKSQGEEKPSKSGSVSTPEKSNSGSVSPTRSEVKSESPTKQSDVSESSRRGSSVDGDSRSLSVDEPSKSSKTYSSVDKKSSFLGPGNSKAKIVTLFIKGMVNPEHRKQIEEELVRVRGLISIVFDMGHSRVTCRVKRDLSVEKLAAAVARTDLASAQQVTTNADGEEVMVPLGGDICTSGTTSPVDDLPDYLPEEDNVVKDAKSAMAPSGSFKEAASSWFTAASSLLQKSFYW